From Asterias rubens chromosome 6, eAstRub1.3, whole genome shotgun sequence, one genomic window encodes:
- the LOC117291285 gene encoding caltractin-like has translation MFLRRSIGVKEVNEVDAKLQGELTPQEIRDLRFVFDTFDNEHRGSIDFDDLRRAMRVIGFKINQDDLNEVSGEVSGLDRPQINLEFEQFLELVIYKQGDARDIYGDLEQGFSMMDLGEKGHLNFDDIKKASVTAGLRFRDSEIRDMMDEADTNGDDLITKDEFFQIMLQTNLF, from the exons ATGTTCCTCCGGAGGAGCATCGG TGTCAAAGAAGTAAACGAAGTGGACGCGAAACTCCAAGGAGAACTCACACCACAGGAAATACGGGATTTGAGATTTGTTTTTGACACATTCGACAACGAACATCGCGG GTCTATTGATTTCGATGATCTAAGGAGGGCAATGCGAGTAATTGGATTCAAAATCAACCAGGATGATTTAAATGAGGTTTCAGGTGAGGTTTCAGGTCTAGACAG acctcagattaatttagaatttgag CAGTTTCTTGAGTTGGTTATCTACAAGCAGGGAGACGCTCGAGATATATACGGGGATTTAGAGCAG GGATTCAGCATGATGGACCTAG GAGAGAAAGGTCATTTGAACTTTGACGACATCAAGAAAGCTTCGGTGACGGCAGGACTAAGGTTTCGAGACAGCGAGATTCGAGACATGATGGACGAAGCGGACACCAACGGAGATGATCTCATTACAAAGGACGAGTTCTTCCAAATTATGCTCCAAACTAACTTATTTTAG